In Rhodococcus sp. OK302, one genomic interval encodes:
- a CDS encoding nuclear transport factor 2 family protein: MTFADKQAITEVLYRYARAVDRKDFDSVGRCYFDDAIDNHGGYIGTVDGLIEDMKIRHKTIDSSMHVISNILIDVNGDVAQAESYCLCYLRQERSGTNTAQTLATIKCRYVDRFERRRGEWRIADRIVVFDESREELVENVLPQSWVTSRRSFEDPVYTRVP; the protein is encoded by the coding sequence GTGACCTTCGCCGACAAGCAAGCGATCACCGAAGTTCTGTACCGGTATGCCCGAGCGGTCGATCGAAAGGACTTCGACAGCGTCGGCCGCTGCTACTTCGACGACGCGATCGACAACCACGGTGGCTACATCGGAACCGTCGACGGGCTGATCGAAGATATGAAGATCCGCCACAAGACGATCGACTCGTCGATGCATGTCATTTCCAACATCTTGATCGACGTCAACGGCGATGTCGCGCAAGCGGAGTCATACTGCCTGTGCTACCTGCGCCAAGAACGCTCAGGCACGAACACCGCGCAGACACTTGCCACGATCAAATGTCGTTACGTCGACCGGTTCGAGCGACGACGCGGTGAATGGCGAATCGCCGATCGCATCGTGGTTTTCGACGAATCGCGTGAAGAGTTGGTCGAGAACGTGCTCCCGCAGAGCTGGGTCACATCACGGCGATCCTTCGAGGACCCGGTGTACACGCGGGTCCCCTGA
- a CDS encoding ATP-binding cassette domain-containing protein — translation MSTAARTATSTAKRGKVDASTTQHLADSHDLIRVQGARVNNLQDISVEIPKRRLTVFTGVSGSGKSSLVFSTIAAESQRMINETYSAFVQGFMPTLARPDVDVLDGLTTAIIVDQQRMGVDPRSTVGTATDANAMLRILFSRLGKPHIGSSQAFSFNVASASGAGAITIERAGRETKERRSFSITGGMCPRCEGRGSVSDFDLTALYDDSKSLNENALTIPGYSMDGWYGRIYRGCGFFDPDKPIKKYTKRELNDLLYKEPTKIKVEGINLTYTGLIPQIQKSFLSKDVDAMQPHIRAFVERAITFATCPECDGTRLSEAARSSKIKGISIADACAMQISDLAVWVAGVKEPSVAPLLETLSDTLNSFVEIGLGYLSLDRPSGTLSGGEAQRTKMIRHLGSSLTDITYVFDEPTTGLHPHDIQRMNDLLLRLRDKGNTVLVVEHKPETIVIADHIVDLGPGAGSGGGTVCFEGSVEGLRASDTITGRHFDDRAVIKESVRESNGAMEIRGATSHNLQNVDVDVPLGVLVVVTGVAGSGKSSLIHGSLSKRDGVVAIDQGAIRGSRRSNPATYTGLLDPIRKAFAKANSVKPALFSANSEGACPTCNGNGVIYSDLAMMAGVATICEECEGKRFQADVLEYKFGGKDISEVLAMSVAEAEEFFGAGEAKLLPAHKILVRLVDVGLGYLRIGQPLTTLSGGERQRIKLATHLGEKGGVYVLDEPTTGLHLADVEQLLGLLDKLVDSGKSVIVIEHHQAVMAHADWIIDLGPGAGHDGGKIVFEGTPADLVADGSTLTGKHLAAYVGG, via the coding sequence GTGAGCACTGCCGCGCGGACTGCCACGAGCACAGCCAAGCGAGGGAAGGTGGACGCGTCGACCACGCAGCATCTTGCCGACAGTCACGACCTCATCCGCGTGCAGGGCGCGCGAGTGAACAACCTCCAGGACATCAGTGTCGAAATCCCGAAGCGACGGTTGACAGTGTTCACCGGCGTTTCGGGTTCGGGAAAGAGTTCACTGGTCTTCAGCACGATCGCTGCGGAGTCGCAGCGGATGATCAACGAGACGTACAGCGCGTTTGTCCAGGGCTTCATGCCGACGTTGGCTCGGCCCGACGTCGATGTTCTCGACGGGCTGACAACCGCGATCATCGTCGACCAGCAGCGGATGGGCGTCGACCCCCGTTCGACGGTCGGAACCGCTACCGATGCCAACGCGATGCTTCGCATCCTTTTCAGCCGACTCGGAAAGCCGCACATCGGCTCGTCTCAGGCGTTCTCTTTCAATGTCGCGTCGGCCTCCGGCGCCGGTGCGATCACCATCGAGCGCGCCGGCCGTGAGACCAAGGAGCGTCGGAGCTTCAGCATCACCGGCGGTATGTGTCCGCGATGTGAGGGCCGTGGTTCGGTCAGCGATTTCGACCTGACGGCGCTGTACGACGACAGTAAGTCGCTCAACGAGAACGCACTCACCATTCCCGGCTACAGCATGGACGGCTGGTACGGCCGTATCTACCGCGGCTGCGGTTTCTTCGATCCCGACAAGCCGATCAAGAAGTACACCAAGAGGGAACTGAACGATCTCCTCTACAAGGAGCCAACCAAGATCAAGGTCGAAGGAATCAACCTGACGTACACGGGCCTGATTCCGCAGATCCAGAAGTCGTTCCTGTCCAAGGACGTGGATGCGATGCAGCCGCATATCCGCGCGTTCGTGGAGCGGGCAATCACCTTCGCCACTTGTCCGGAGTGCGACGGCACCCGTCTCAGTGAGGCGGCCCGGTCGTCGAAGATCAAGGGCATCAGCATTGCCGACGCCTGTGCAATGCAGATCAGTGACCTCGCCGTGTGGGTCGCTGGGGTGAAGGAACCCTCGGTGGCTCCGTTGTTGGAGACGCTTTCGGACACCCTCAATTCTTTTGTCGAAATCGGGTTGGGATACCTGAGCCTGGACCGGCCTTCCGGGACGCTGTCGGGTGGTGAAGCGCAGCGTACCAAGATGATTCGACATCTCGGATCATCGCTCACGGACATCACCTATGTCTTCGACGAGCCCACTACCGGTCTGCATCCCCACGACATCCAACGGATGAACGACCTGTTGCTTCGCCTGCGAGACAAGGGCAACACGGTGCTCGTCGTCGAGCACAAGCCGGAGACGATTGTGATCGCCGACCACATTGTCGATCTTGGCCCCGGCGCCGGTAGTGGCGGTGGCACAGTCTGTTTCGAGGGGAGTGTCGAAGGGTTGCGGGCCAGTGACACCATCACCGGCCGACATTTCGACGACCGGGCTGTGATCAAGGAAAGTGTGCGTGAATCCAACGGCGCGATGGAGATTCGCGGCGCCACGTCGCACAACTTGCAGAACGTCGATGTCGATGTGCCACTTGGTGTTTTGGTTGTGGTGACCGGCGTGGCAGGGTCGGGTAAGAGCTCGCTGATCCACGGTTCGCTGTCGAAACGCGATGGTGTGGTTGCCATCGATCAGGGCGCGATCAGGGGCTCGCGGCGCAGTAACCCCGCGACGTACACCGGATTGCTCGACCCGATTCGTAAGGCATTCGCGAAGGCCAACTCTGTGAAGCCCGCGCTGTTCAGTGCCAACTCCGAGGGTGCCTGCCCGACGTGCAACGGCAACGGCGTTATCTACAGTGACTTGGCAATGATGGCCGGGGTTGCGACCATCTGCGAGGAGTGCGAAGGCAAGCGATTCCAGGCCGACGTTCTGGAGTACAAGTTCGGTGGGAAGGACATCAGCGAGGTGCTCGCGATGTCGGTGGCCGAGGCTGAGGAGTTCTTCGGCGCCGGCGAGGCAAAGCTGTTGCCGGCCCACAAAATTCTGGTTCGACTCGTCGACGTCGGGCTGGGCTACCTCCGTATCGGCCAGCCGCTCACGACACTGTCCGGCGGCGAGCGGCAGCGAATCAAGTTGGCTACCCACCTCGGTGAGAAGGGTGGCGTCTACGTCCTTGACGAGCCGACGACAGGTCTCCACCTTGCAGACGTCGAACAGCTTCTCGGCCTGCTCGACAAACTTGTCGACTCCGGTAAGTCGGTCATCGTCATCGAGCATCATCAGGCAGTCATGGCACACGCCGACTGGATTATCGATCTAGGCCCCGGCGCCGGCCATGACGGCGGAAAAATCGTCTTCGAGGGAACGCCCGCCGACCTCGTTGCCGACGGTTCCACCCTCACCGGAAAGCATCTCGCGGCGTACGTCGGCGGCTGA
- a CDS encoding SDR family NAD(P)-dependent oxidoreductase, with protein MTAVADQSNPGRTVATQLLALYPELAGKVAVVTGAAQGMGATFTEGLATRGINVVGADINEEQMLATAETINSALASMSLADKPGRVIGARVDVTKPDEHELLAQLALKEFGQVDFWINNAGIFPFALAEEITPEQIGATLSVNVEGVLYGAQAAARHIKPGGAIVNMSSVSALRVRKGRGAYCTSKAAVAHLTESLAVEFGDKGIRVNSIAPGYIDTAMTKWVQEDPIALANALDAVPLHRLGSPEEVFGPLLFLLSDSSRYVTGHSIAVDGGSRHV; from the coding sequence ATGACCGCAGTTGCTGACCAGTCCAATCCCGGCCGTACCGTCGCCACCCAACTGTTGGCGCTGTACCCGGAGTTGGCCGGCAAGGTCGCCGTCGTGACCGGTGCGGCGCAAGGAATGGGTGCGACGTTCACCGAAGGCTTGGCGACGCGCGGCATCAACGTAGTGGGCGCCGATATCAACGAAGAGCAGATGCTCGCCACCGCTGAAACCATCAATTCGGCACTGGCCTCGATGTCCTTGGCAGACAAGCCGGGCCGTGTAATCGGTGCCCGCGTCGACGTCACCAAGCCCGACGAGCATGAATTGCTCGCCCAGCTTGCCTTGAAGGAATTCGGCCAGGTGGACTTCTGGATCAACAATGCGGGCATCTTCCCGTTTGCACTCGCCGAGGAGATCACTCCCGAACAAATCGGCGCGACACTGAGCGTCAACGTCGAAGGCGTGCTGTACGGCGCTCAGGCTGCGGCCCGCCACATCAAGCCTGGCGGCGCCATCGTGAACATGTCTTCCGTGTCCGCTCTGCGCGTGCGTAAGGGCCGCGGGGCGTACTGCACTTCCAAGGCTGCTGTCGCCCACCTCACCGAATCGCTGGCAGTAGAGTTCGGCGACAAGGGAATTCGTGTCAATTCCATCGCTCCCGGCTACATCGACACCGCCATGACGAAGTGGGTGCAGGAAGACCCGATCGCACTCGCCAACGCACTCGATGCAGTGCCGCTGCACCGCCTGGGGTCACCCGAGGAGGTCTTCGGCCCGCTGCTGTTCCTGCTCTCGGACAGCTCGCGCTACGTCACCGGCCACAGCATCGCAGTCGACGGCGGGTCACGGCATGTCTGA
- a CDS encoding FAD-dependent oxidoreductase, whose amino-acid sequence MSDDWDVIVIGGGGAGLAAAVSAAEEGASVLLFESETELGGSTQLSAGIFTAAGTSVQAGLGIEDSAEKFFQHYMDLNQWLLAPGLIRAFCENAGPTLEWLIELGVEIPTSISGNAHQPGLAQAGVEDVWRGHVPKDQGYGLVQTLDKARRKHGIEAILGTRVQKLIKEDGRVVGVVADDIEVRAGAVVVATGGFAQNPELVDQYFPVANKAGDDLFVVAAEGSRGDHIRFAHELDMPIIGDGWGLIMPTVYFQRFHHWQSGFPPKSRIYVNQSGRRFMDEDASYAVSTGIIDQQGGYGWMIFDENARVGLAPGYADWNPERVEEEVAAGNTHRADTVEELATLIDVPVATLQATVNKWNEQLPNGRDDDYLRHRTLRNKGAVGNPDSIGTAPFYAAKILPSELVCTHAGMEIDSTAAVLGREGNPVEGLYAAGEAGAGILGLRYVGGGNAVANALTMGRIAGRNAAKFTRTSVSDAAVHSFAHA is encoded by the coding sequence ATGAGTGACGACTGGGACGTCATTGTCATCGGAGGCGGTGGAGCCGGGCTGGCGGCTGCCGTATCGGCTGCCGAAGAAGGCGCGTCGGTGCTGCTGTTCGAGTCCGAAACCGAACTCGGCGGCTCCACCCAACTTTCTGCCGGAATTTTCACCGCAGCAGGCACGAGTGTGCAGGCCGGTCTCGGCATCGAAGACTCTGCGGAGAAGTTTTTCCAGCACTACATGGACCTCAACCAATGGCTGCTCGCACCCGGGTTGATCCGCGCCTTCTGCGAAAATGCCGGTCCGACACTGGAATGGCTCATCGAACTGGGCGTCGAAATCCCCACGTCGATCTCCGGCAATGCTCACCAACCTGGGCTTGCGCAAGCCGGCGTCGAAGATGTCTGGCGCGGCCACGTCCCGAAAGACCAAGGCTATGGTCTTGTTCAGACTCTGGACAAGGCGCGTCGTAAGCACGGTATCGAAGCAATCCTCGGCACACGGGTACAGAAGCTGATCAAGGAAGACGGTCGGGTTGTCGGTGTTGTTGCCGACGACATCGAAGTTCGCGCCGGAGCCGTCGTGGTAGCCACCGGTGGATTCGCACAGAACCCGGAACTTGTCGATCAGTACTTCCCCGTCGCTAACAAGGCGGGCGACGATTTGTTCGTCGTTGCAGCCGAAGGCAGTCGCGGAGACCACATTCGGTTCGCACATGAACTGGATATGCCCATCATCGGTGACGGCTGGGGCCTGATCATGCCCACCGTGTATTTCCAGCGGTTCCATCACTGGCAGTCCGGTTTCCCGCCGAAGTCGCGCATCTACGTCAACCAGAGCGGTCGCCGGTTCATGGACGAGGACGCATCGTATGCGGTCTCCACCGGAATCATCGATCAACAGGGCGGCTACGGCTGGATGATCTTCGATGAGAATGCTCGCGTCGGTCTTGCTCCCGGATACGCGGATTGGAACCCGGAGCGTGTCGAAGAGGAAGTTGCCGCCGGCAACACTCATCGCGCCGACACCGTCGAAGAACTTGCAACACTCATCGACGTCCCCGTCGCAACTCTTCAAGCGACGGTGAACAAGTGGAACGAACAACTACCGAACGGCCGTGACGACGACTACCTTCGTCATCGGACGCTGCGCAACAAGGGTGCTGTCGGCAATCCCGACAGCATCGGGACAGCACCGTTCTACGCGGCGAAAATCCTTCCCTCAGAGCTGGTCTGCACCCACGCCGGTATGGAAATCGACTCCACTGCGGCCGTACTCGGCCGCGAGGGAAACCCCGTCGAGGGTCTCTATGCAGCCGGTGAGGCCGGCGCCGGAATCCTCGGATTGCGATATGTAGGCGGAGGCAACGCCGTTGCCAACGCTCTGACCATGGGCCGCATCGCAGGACGTAATGCGGCGAAATTCACCCGGACCAGCGTTTCCGACGCAGCAGTCCATTCCTTTGCTCACGCCTGA
- a CDS encoding ATP-dependent Clp protease ATP-binding subunit → MPAFFGPEGPGRIDISRLMSRATQQLMAEAARTASARGDSDLDALHVLRVMAEQDPVRTLMQRAGADPKAVVDAVDLRLPQGREQVGFTAPALSSAVKTALLEAHQLARALGSTYIDPEHLFIALAGDLDHAPGRLLASAGVTPEKLQNAVRNPDVPAEEEESTTPMLDKFGVDLTDRARNGGVDPVIGRADEIEQTIEILSRRTKNNPVLVGEAGVGKTAIVEGLAQRIVDGEVPDSLVGKRIVQLELSNMVSGTRYRGDFEERLTKVIDEITEHKDELIVFIDEMHTIAGAGGGAEGAMDAGNILKPKLARGELHIVGATTLDEYRKHIEKDPALERRFQPVQVGEPSIEDAIAILSGLRSRYEDHHKVHYTDEAITAAVELSARYIGDRFLPDKAIDLIDQAGARLRLKTATVDTAALQQRLEQLESDKEKAVADELYEKASTVRDEINVVTQRLEKAGTAAPAEETPDVTAEQIAEIVARATGIPASQMTQAEKDRLRRLEEELHGRVVGQDDAVRAIARAVRRSRTGMSDPNRPVGSFLFLGPTGVGKTELAKALAATLFGDENKMLRFDMSEFGERHTVSRLVGAPPGYVGYGEAGQLTEQVRRNPYSVILLDEIEKAHPDVFNTLLQVLDDGRLTDGQGRTVDFKNAVVIMTSNLGSDIISSKSGGLGFITGDAESAEKPLRDRVMARLRESMRPEFLNRIDEIVIFRKLDTEQLHRITDLLLDDSRKRLQSKGIEIEFTADAVDWIAEHGHQPEFGARPLRRSIQRVVDDKIADMLLDDLLEEGGSITVGVDEGELVFS, encoded by the coding sequence ATGCCAGCATTCTTCGGGCCGGAGGGTCCCGGTCGTATCGATATTTCCCGGCTCATGAGCAGGGCCACCCAGCAACTCATGGCTGAAGCTGCACGCACAGCATCTGCTCGCGGTGATTCGGATCTCGATGCACTGCACGTTCTCCGCGTCATGGCGGAGCAGGACCCGGTCCGCACGCTAATGCAGCGCGCCGGGGCTGACCCGAAAGCCGTAGTCGACGCCGTCGATTTGCGGCTCCCACAAGGCCGTGAGCAGGTCGGATTCACCGCACCCGCGCTCAGTAGTGCCGTCAAAACTGCTTTACTCGAGGCGCATCAACTGGCCCGAGCCCTCGGATCGACGTACATCGATCCGGAACACCTCTTCATTGCACTCGCCGGCGATCTCGATCACGCGCCCGGTCGTCTGCTCGCTTCTGCCGGCGTTACGCCGGAGAAGCTGCAGAATGCCGTTCGTAACCCGGATGTTCCTGCAGAAGAAGAGGAGTCCACTACGCCGATGCTCGACAAGTTCGGCGTGGACCTCACCGACCGCGCACGCAACGGTGGTGTCGATCCGGTGATCGGCCGCGCTGATGAGATCGAGCAGACTATCGAGATCCTCTCGCGTCGTACCAAGAACAACCCTGTTCTGGTGGGCGAGGCGGGCGTCGGTAAGACTGCGATCGTCGAAGGCTTGGCTCAGCGCATCGTCGACGGCGAAGTGCCGGATTCCTTGGTGGGCAAGAGAATTGTTCAACTCGAGCTCTCCAACATGGTCTCGGGTACTCGCTACCGCGGTGATTTCGAAGAACGACTCACCAAAGTCATCGACGAGATCACGGAGCATAAAGACGAACTGATCGTCTTCATCGACGAGATGCACACCATCGCCGGTGCCGGCGGCGGAGCCGAAGGTGCGATGGATGCCGGAAACATCCTCAAGCCCAAGCTCGCTCGCGGTGAACTCCACATCGTCGGGGCCACCACGCTCGACGAATACCGCAAGCACATCGAGAAGGACCCAGCACTCGAGCGACGTTTCCAGCCTGTTCAGGTGGGGGAGCCGTCGATCGAGGACGCGATCGCGATCTTGAGTGGTTTGCGCAGTCGCTACGAGGATCACCACAAGGTGCACTACACCGACGAGGCGATCACCGCTGCGGTTGAACTGTCCGCTCGCTACATCGGCGATCGATTCCTGCCGGACAAGGCAATTGACCTCATCGACCAGGCGGGCGCACGATTGCGGTTGAAGACCGCGACCGTCGATACCGCAGCACTGCAGCAGCGTCTCGAGCAGCTCGAATCCGACAAGGAGAAAGCCGTCGCCGACGAGTTGTACGAGAAGGCTTCCACTGTGCGTGACGAGATCAACGTCGTGACGCAGCGCCTCGAGAAGGCGGGAACTGCGGCTCCGGCCGAAGAGACACCTGACGTGACTGCCGAGCAGATCGCCGAAATTGTCGCCCGCGCAACGGGTATCCCGGCCAGCCAGATGACTCAGGCAGAGAAGGATCGCCTGCGCCGTCTGGAAGAGGAACTCCACGGTCGTGTCGTCGGACAGGACGACGCTGTTCGCGCGATTGCGCGGGCAGTGCGTCGTAGCCGCACCGGCATGAGTGACCCGAATCGTCCGGTGGGTAGCTTCTTGTTCCTGGGTCCGACCGGTGTCGGTAAGACAGAGCTCGCAAAAGCTTTGGCTGCCACACTCTTCGGCGACGAGAACAAGATGCTGCGATTCGACATGAGTGAATTCGGCGAAAGGCACACGGTCAGCAGGTTGGTCGGTGCACCTCCCGGATACGTCGGATACGGCGAGGCCGGACAGCTCACGGAACAAGTGCGTCGTAACCCGTACTCGGTGATCCTGCTCGACGAGATCGAGAAGGCGCACCCGGACGTGTTCAACACCTTGCTTCAGGTGCTCGACGACGGCCGTCTGACCGACGGTCAGGGTCGCACGGTGGACTTCAAGAATGCCGTAGTGATCATGACCAGTAACCTCGGCTCGGACATCATCTCGAGCAAGTCCGGTGGGCTCGGCTTCATTACCGGCGACGCGGAATCGGCTGAAAAGCCATTGCGTGATCGTGTGATGGCGCGACTGCGTGAGTCGATGCGGCCGGAGTTCCTGAACCGGATCGACGAGATCGTGATCTTCCGCAAGCTCGATACCGAGCAGTTGCACCGGATTACGGACTTGCTGCTCGACGACAGCCGTAAGAGGCTGCAGTCCAAGGGCATCGAGATCGAGTTCACGGCTGACGCCGTGGATTGGATCGCCGAACATGGTCATCAGCCGGAGTTCGGGGCGCGTCCGTTGCGTCGTTCGATCCAGAGGGTAGTCGACGACAAGATCGCCGACATGCTGCTCGACGATCTCCTCGAAGAAGGCGGCAGTATCACTGTCGGCGTCGACGAGGGTGAGTTGGTGTTCAGCTAG
- a CDS encoding TIGR00341 family protein, which produces MRGVIPDEQRRTLAQLDERLDLSVGDSEAKRSAFWVMLTLSAVIAVAGVVSDSTATVIGAMIVAPLSTPILGVGLGITTGRGALVGRSLMYVVGGICVVVVLGIVFAQILPNPTNVLANSQVLGRTSPTLMDLTAALATGLVGAIAVARKDVGDVLPGVAIAISLVPPLAVVGVCLGSGSPALALGAFVLFASNVVAMIITGTAVFVVAGYTRDAGISKTSHRRAYALLTALLIVVAIPMVGNSLSSLWATQIATAAEQWLDGTPGAEVTGVTWQGSTATVAVLGPETLPPLDELEKSVDALIPWNPDVQVVHTVGARIVVE; this is translated from the coding sequence ATGCGTGGGGTGATTCCCGACGAGCAGCGACGGACTTTGGCGCAACTCGACGAACGCCTCGACCTTTCGGTCGGGGACAGTGAGGCCAAACGTTCCGCGTTCTGGGTCATGCTGACGTTGTCGGCGGTGATCGCCGTGGCCGGCGTGGTGAGCGATTCCACCGCCACCGTGATCGGCGCGATGATCGTCGCGCCCTTGTCGACGCCCATCCTCGGCGTGGGCCTGGGCATAACCACCGGCCGCGGCGCGTTGGTCGGTCGGAGTCTGATGTACGTCGTTGGTGGCATCTGCGTCGTCGTCGTATTGGGCATTGTGTTTGCGCAGATACTGCCGAATCCGACCAATGTTCTGGCCAATTCGCAAGTGCTCGGACGCACCTCGCCGACGTTGATGGACTTGACCGCCGCCTTGGCGACCGGTTTGGTCGGTGCTATCGCTGTTGCGCGTAAAGACGTCGGCGACGTACTTCCCGGCGTCGCCATCGCCATTTCGCTGGTCCCTCCCTTGGCCGTGGTGGGTGTGTGTCTGGGATCCGGGTCTCCGGCTCTGGCTCTGGGAGCGTTCGTACTGTTCGCCTCCAATGTCGTCGCCATGATCATCACTGGGACAGCCGTATTCGTCGTCGCGGGGTACACACGCGACGCCGGGATATCGAAGACATCGCACCGCCGGGCATACGCCTTGCTGACTGCCCTGTTGATCGTGGTTGCAATTCCGATGGTCGGCAATTCCCTGTCGTCGTTGTGGGCGACGCAGATCGCGACCGCAGCCGAACAGTGGCTCGACGGCACTCCCGGAGCAGAAGTCACCGGTGTCACGTGGCAGGGCAGTACCGCCACCGTAGCGGTGCTCGGACCTGAGACACTGCCGCCATTGGACGAGCTCGAGAAATCCGTCGACGCGCTGATTCCGTGGAATCCCGACGTGCAGGTCGTTCACACGGTCGGGGCGCGGATCGTCGTCGAATGA
- a CDS encoding MFS transporter, whose product MARAEDSEISEVTPQGQSTTKVIRAAVVGTVVEYYDFGIYGYMATTIAALFFVSHDPNAALLGTFAAFAVAFFLRVPGGIFFGHIGDKYGRKNALSWTILLMVLATAGMGLLPTYATLGVWATSILVLARCLQGFAAGGELGGANAFVSESAPARWRATQTSMVNTGTYLGSLAASLMALGLTSAFTHEQILEWAWRIPFLLSLLIGGIGIWIRSQMEDTPQFTELQDKGETKKLPIRELLSTSGGSVVKIILLGALITGGYYIASVYAATYLQTTGGHSSRVAFLSTSLALVLGVITLPTSGYLADKYGRRPVLFAGSAAAVLLGIPMFMMMAGGSVWQAVVGQSVLFICVSVVNGASYVTYVEMLKASVRYSGLALGNNVTNMFLGGTAPFIATYLITLTGNSLAPAGYFVFCAVITFVTVFFIKETKGIALQVD is encoded by the coding sequence ATGGCGCGAGCCGAGGACAGCGAGATCAGCGAAGTGACACCGCAGGGTCAGTCGACCACGAAGGTCATTCGCGCGGCTGTGGTCGGTACCGTCGTCGAGTACTACGACTTCGGTATCTACGGATACATGGCGACAACCATTGCGGCACTGTTCTTCGTGTCGCACGACCCGAACGCTGCGCTCCTCGGCACGTTCGCGGCATTTGCCGTCGCATTCTTCCTACGCGTTCCCGGTGGCATCTTCTTCGGCCACATCGGTGACAAGTACGGGCGAAAGAACGCCTTGTCGTGGACCATTCTGCTGATGGTGCTGGCCACCGCAGGCATGGGTCTACTGCCGACCTACGCCACGTTGGGTGTCTGGGCGACTTCGATTTTGGTGCTCGCTCGCTGCCTCCAAGGCTTTGCCGCGGGTGGAGAACTCGGTGGCGCCAACGCTTTCGTTTCCGAATCTGCACCGGCCCGCTGGCGCGCCACGCAAACCTCGATGGTCAATACCGGAACCTACCTGGGTTCGTTGGCAGCATCACTGATGGCATTGGGCCTGACCTCGGCCTTCACCCACGAGCAGATCCTCGAATGGGCCTGGCGAATTCCGTTCCTGCTCAGCCTCCTGATCGGTGGCATCGGTATCTGGATCCGTAGCCAGATGGAAGACACCCCGCAGTTCACCGAGCTCCAGGACAAGGGCGAGACGAAGAAGCTCCCCATCCGGGAACTGCTCAGCACCTCCGGCGGCAGCGTCGTCAAGATCATTCTGCTCGGCGCACTCATCACCGGCGGCTACTACATCGCATCCGTCTACGCGGCTACTTACCTCCAGACCACCGGCGGTCACTCCTCGCGAGTCGCATTCCTTTCGACTTCTCTTGCACTGGTACTCGGCGTCATTACGCTGCCCACCTCCGGATACCTGGCCGACAAGTACGGACGCCGTCCGGTGTTGTTCGCCGGTAGCGCCGCAGCAGTACTGCTCGGAATCCCGATGTTCATGATGATGGCCGGCGGAAGTGTCTGGCAGGCCGTGGTCGGGCAGTCCGTTCTGTTCATCTGTGTCTCCGTCGTGAACGGTGCGTCGTACGTGACCTACGTGGAAATGTTGAAAGCCTCTGTGCGATACAGCGGTCTGGCACTGGGCAACAATGTCACCAACATGTTCCTCGGCGGCACTGCACCTTTCATCGCGACGTACCTCATCACCCTGACCGGAAATTCGCTCGCCCCGGCCGGATACTTCGTATTCTGCGCCGTGATCACCTTCGTCACCGTGTTCTTCATCAAGGAAACCAAGGGCATCGCCCTGCAGGTCGACTGA
- a CDS encoding SDR family NAD(P)-dependent oxidoreductase: MSDQTSYPGVVLVTGGAAGMGAHHARTLAARGSHVCVADVADSSELIEEITAAGGSASGHTLDVTDAAAWTSLVDDIRTAHGELGGLVNNAGISRRLEFMDTPDEIWELTMKINLFGPFYGMKAVAPLMRESGGGSIVNISSIAGQIGYFSPAYSSSKWGLTGLSKSAAGNFAQWGIRVNSVHPGMVGTALLGTTSDFIDASLKSVPLARMGTLNEITEAVLFLLSDKSTYTTGTEMTVDGGLVSNGLYHRVIAETGELS, encoded by the coding sequence ATGTCTGATCAAACGTCATACCCCGGAGTTGTTCTCGTCACCGGCGGCGCTGCCGGTATGGGTGCACATCATGCGCGCACCCTCGCAGCGCGTGGGTCGCACGTCTGTGTTGCCGATGTTGCCGATTCTTCGGAACTGATCGAAGAGATCACCGCCGCCGGCGGATCGGCTTCGGGGCACACTCTCGACGTCACCGATGCCGCAGCCTGGACGAGTCTGGTCGACGACATCCGCACCGCCCATGGCGAACTCGGCGGCCTGGTCAACAATGCCGGCATCTCGCGTCGACTCGAATTCATGGACACCCCGGACGAGATCTGGGAACTGACCATGAAGATCAACCTGTTCGGGCCGTTCTACGGAATGAAGGCCGTGGCGCCGTTGATGCGTGAAAGTGGTGGCGGTTCCATCGTCAACATCTCGTCCATCGCCGGTCAGATCGGTTACTTTTCACCCGCGTACTCCTCGAGCAAGTGGGGCCTCACCGGCCTGTCGAAGTCGGCTGCCGGCAACTTCGCCCAGTGGGGCATCCGCGTCAACTCGGTGCATCCGGGAATGGTCGGAACTGCCCTGCTCGGTACCACGAGCGACTTCATCGACGCGTCTCTGAAGTCAGTTCCCCTCGCGCGCATGGGAACTCTGAATGAAATTACCGAAGCCGTGCTCTTTCTGCTGTCGGACAAGTCGACGTACACCACCGGTACGGAAATGACGGTGGACGGCGGACTGGTCTCGAACGGCTTGTACCACCGCGTCATTGCGGAGACTGGAGAACTTTCATGA